One genomic region from Alphaproteobacteria bacterium encodes:
- a CDS encoding HU family DNA-binding protein — MNKNELIASVAKKADVTKAVATRAIDAVIASITGALKSGKEIRLVGFGSFVVVNRKATDGRNPRTGEKIRIPASKQPKFRPGKGLKEAINGIKASARSSSSSSARRSA; from the coding sequence TTGAATAAGAACGAACTCATTGCTTCAGTAGCAAAAAAAGCAGACGTAACAAAAGCAGTTGCAACACGTGCGATCGACGCAGTCATCGCTAGCATCACAGGCGCATTAAAATCAGGCAAAGAAATTCGCTTGGTTGGTTTTGGTAGCTTTGTAGTTGTAAACCGTAAAGCAACAGACGGCCGTAACCCACGCACAGGCGAAAAAATTCGCATTCCTGCGTCAAAACAGCCTAAATTCAGACCTGGTAAAGGTTTGAAAGAAGCTATCAACGGCATTAAAGCTTCAGCTAGAAGTTCTTCATCTTCTTCAGCTCGTAGATCTGCTTAA
- a CDS encoding cold shock domain-containing protein yields MSGENFSSSNEGNEIIAVVKWFNSFKGFGFVTAVDKNTDAFLHISTLNRAGLHDLTEGTEMLCEVIPGDRGIQVSKIIKITQEIKPAYPTPPALADDEQKVEGTVKWFKPNKGFGFAVPTDGSEDIFLHKAVLRLCEVHNLYPNQRIVMHVKKAGRGKEATWVIPH; encoded by the coding sequence ATGTCTGGTGAAAATTTTAGTTCTTCAAATGAAGGAAATGAAATAATCGCAGTTGTCAAATGGTTTAACAGCTTCAAAGGTTTTGGTTTTGTGACAGCAGTCGATAAAAACACAGATGCATTCCTCCATATTTCGACTTTAAATAGAGCGGGTCTTCATGATTTAACAGAAGGTACAGAGATGCTTTGCGAAGTAATTCCTGGTGATCGCGGTATCCAAGTCTCAAAAATCATCAAAATCACACAAGAAATCAAACCAGCTTATCCAACTCCTCCTGCTTTAGCAGATGATGAGCAAAAGGTTGAGGGAACTGTCAAATGGTTCAAACCAAACAAAGGCTTCGGTTTTGCTGTTCCAACTGATGGCTCTGAAGATATCTTCCTTCACAAAGCTGTTCTCAGACTCTGTGAAGTCCATAATCTCTATCCAAATCAGCGCATTGTGATGCATGTCAAAAAAGCTGGCCGCGGCAAAGAGGCAACCTGGGTCATTCCGCACTAA